A genomic segment from Flavobacterium inviolabile encodes:
- a CDS encoding restriction endonuclease subunit S, whose product MLKLENLCSIRSGQTFKRSWNDYDKGDIIVLQPKDIADGEPSKEILMISEYEIPYLNKHLLQKGDIVLVNRGTRFNSWMYNGTPAKMVVTTAFYVITLNTDKILPEFFNWYLGQQEVKDYFDLNATGTTIRGINKKSLMELPVPNIPLKLQKHIVELVEKTKEEQRLLSELKKIRKTYVENYIWEQIRNY is encoded by the coding sequence ATGCTAAAGTTGGAAAATTTATGCTCTATAAGATCAGGACAAACATTCAAACGCTCTTGGAACGATTATGACAAAGGCGATATTATTGTATTACAGCCCAAAGATATAGCCGATGGTGAACCCAGTAAAGAGATATTAATGATAAGTGAATACGAAATTCCTTATTTGAATAAACACTTACTTCAAAAAGGAGATATTGTTCTTGTAAACAGAGGTACACGTTTTAACTCTTGGATGTATAACGGAACTCCTGCAAAAATGGTAGTTACGACTGCATTCTATGTCATTACACTTAATACAGATAAAATACTTCCTGAATTCTTTAACTGGTATTTAGGTCAACAAGAAGTGAAAGACTATTTTGACTTAAATGCTACCGGAACTACTATAAGGGGTATTAATAAAAAATCTCTGATGGAATTACCAGTTCCTAATATCCCGTTAAAACTACAAAAGCATATTGTAGAATTAGTAGAAAAGACAAAAGAAGAGCAACGGTTGTTGAGCGAATTGAAGAAAATCAGAAAAACATATGTAGAAAACTATATATGGGAACAAATTAGAAATTATTGA
- a CDS encoding GNAT family N-acetyltransferase yields the protein MENITVKKIMPEDIGQLQKVSKQTFWETFSASNSEENMTNYLEESFSVEKLTDELNNEHSDFYFALLDEKVIGYLKLNFGQSQTELQDNKALEIERIYVLQEFHGKKVGQVLYEKALQIAGQVNADYVWLGVWEENLRAIGFYKKNGFVAFDKHIFKLGGDEQTDIMMKKVLKAD from the coding sequence ATGGAAAATATAACCGTTAAAAAGATAATGCCGGAGGATATCGGCCAGCTTCAGAAAGTTAGTAAACAAACTTTTTGGGAAACCTTTTCCGCCAGCAATTCTGAAGAGAATATGACCAATTATTTAGAGGAAAGCTTTTCTGTGGAGAAGCTAACCGATGAATTGAACAATGAACACTCCGATTTTTACTTTGCCCTGCTTGACGAAAAGGTAATCGGTTATTTAAAACTGAACTTCGGACAATCTCAAACAGAACTACAAGACAATAAAGCACTCGAAATTGAGCGTATTTATGTATTACAGGAATTTCACGGTAAAAAAGTAGGGCAGGTGCTGTATGAAAAAGCTTTGCAGATAGCCGGTCAGGTAAATGCCGATTATGTCTGGCTGGGAGTTTGGGAAGAAAACCTGCGGGCAATCGGTTTTTATAAAAAGAACGGTTTTGTTGCGTTTGACAAACATATTTTCAAATTGGGAGGGGATGAACAGACCGATATAATGATGAAAAAAGTTTTAAAAGCCGATTGA